CAACGGTATTTGCCAGGAAGCTGGCTACATAAATTACCACAAAAAAGACAGCTATCTGGGCAAAAGTGAATGAGGCATTCAAAATACTTCTCGGCTTCACCAGAAATTTACCAATAGCATCAATCATGGATTCCAGAATACTTAGACTTTCAAAAAAATAATAGCCCCAAATAGCAAATGCCAGAAAAGAAAAGATCCTGTTTACTTTTTTCTGTATATCGTTGAAGTCTATCATGGAAGTAAAATCACTTTCGCTTTTTCTACTTACCTCAATCTGTAGATATATCAATTCCTTCACGAGAATTACAAAAATCACCAAGGCCAAAGCATGCATCAGACTTAATGTGGCAGTAATGCCGATCATTTTGCTCAGACTGAATCTCCCTAAGATGTTTGCAAGAAAGGAAACCGCTCCAAAACCAATATATAATTTAGCAAAAAGCTTAATATATGGCGGAATATCTATCGTTTCATCCGCATTCTGCAATTTCAACAACCTCAAACCCAGAAAAATCCCAAAGACATTGAACACCAACAAATGCCATCTTTCCTGATAGGCTATTTCCCAGTACAAGTTGCTGGCAGTACTTATCAGAAAAAGGAAAAAAAGCATCCACCAAACCTGATAAAGTTCCTTCCCTATTCTCCTTCTCAATAAAACTCCCGAAATACTGACCATCATTACCAAAACCAAAGCAAAAAAGGAAACCGGGGGATTTGGGTAAAAAAATGGGGCAATGGCCAAAATGATCATCAAAGAAGAAAGAAAAGGATATCTCGGAACATAATTCATCCTCCCTAAGATAATCCCGGAGAACTCTTTTTCACTTTTGATTTTTTTAAGGTTGGATCCTGCCCAGTAGTTGATCAAAAACACCAAAAGCACCAAAAAGACACTGATGCCAACGTGGCTTTTGATATACCTGCTAACAATGGTCTGATTCAGATTGAGGGATGTCCTAAATACATCGACAAGCCTTTCGGTATTCGGAAAATCCCTTGGTTCCCAGATGAAATTATTCTCTTTGTCAAAAAGTGCCTTTTCCAATCCTCTTTTTTGGGTATCCAAATTATCGGTAATCTCATCAACCTTAACCGTAATTCTGGAAATTCTTGATTGAAAAGTAAGCGCTTGAAGCCTCTGCAAATTCAAAATACTGTCTGTGCGGGTTAAATTGGATTTTAAATTTGAAATAGCAGTTTGGTATTCGGGAAGTAAGGTAGTGTCACGGAGGTTGTACCGCATCAGATCATCCTGTTTGATAGAATCAATTTTGGTTTTGACCGAAGCCAGGTTATCTACCCTATTCCTCACTGATTCTTCTATGGTTTCTATCCTTGCATTCATAGAAGTCATCAGGTTATCAAGCGCATTCAAGTATCTCAAATTGATCTTTGTTTCAGCATTTTCCAACCTTTTTTCAACAAGCAAAAATACCCCTTCAGACACCGTAATTATTTCAACAATTTGTGCTGTGTCCAATTCATTCTTCAATACTTTATTGAGCTGATTGATTTTTAAAGTATATTCTTGGGTTTTCCTGATACTTCCCTCCAATGATGGTTTGGATTCTGCTTTTTGGGCTTCAGTTTCATTTTCATCGGACATAAATAAAGAATCCAACAAATCCTGAGCGTTGGTGATCTGCGCAGTAACTTGGCTATGCATTGAAAACAGCATAAATATTGAAAACAAAATCCCTATTGACTTCATCTGAATATTTTTTTTTAAATGTAAGGAGAATATAATATGAATGCCGGAAAATTGCATGGGTTTTCTGGGAAAAAGCTGGAAGTCGGAAGTTGGAAGCTGGAAGACTAATGTAAGGTTCTCGAGGATACAAGGCAAAGTTCATTTAAATCCTTGAATGCTATTCTAGTCAATTGATACAATTACGTCATACGTAAATTAAAAAAACTGTCAACTTGACGTATTCTGAGCTAAATAAAAGTAAAAATAAGCCATAATGTCCTGATTTTAAGAATGGTATATTTCTTATTGAATTGTAGTAAGATAAATTTCATCAAAAAAACAAACCAATTACCACTATGAAACTTGTAAAATATAACCAGTTGGAACCTAATTATCCAGCTACTTTCAGCAGCTTATTGGACAGGTTCTTTAATGACTCCATCGGACAGAACATCAAACAATTCACTCCTGCGGTGGATATTTCGGAGGATGAAAAGCAATTTGAAATCCACGTATCCGTGCCGGGAATGAAAAAGGGAGATTTCAATCTTGAGTTAAATGATGGAAGGCTGACCATTTCCGGCGAAAGAAAATTGGAAGAGAAAAAAGAAGGAAAAAATTTCCACACCCTTGAAACCCACTACGGATCTTTCAGCAGGTCTTTTTATCTTCCGGAAAATGTCAAAGAAGATGGCATAGCCGCTGCTTATGAGGATGGATTGCTTAAAGTAAGTCTGCCAAAAGAAGAGAAAAAAGTAAATAAATCAAAAATTGAAGTAAAATAAAGGCAAGTGGGGAAACCCACTTCCTTTTTTTTTGTTATTCTTTTATCTACATCGTAATCAAACACACTTTCCTGTTAAACGTTGTTAAAACCATCTGTCAAACAAAAAAATAAGCTTGGTTTTTGATACCGTGAATCTTTAAATTACGTGTATCAAGTTGTAACTTAAAAAAGAAAAGAAATGAATAAAAAGCAGTTTTTCCTTGGAATCATCCTTGCTTCATTGATCGGAGGCGTAGTGGCACTTGCAGGGGCAAGCTACCTTTCGAAGCAAAATTCCGCCTCAAACTTCACTGATAAACAGGATACGAGTCTGGTCAACTGGCTATCTGATGAGAAATTCACCATACCTGACGGGATCAATTTTGTGGCCTCAGCTTCGATGGTCACTCCGGCTGTAGTGCATGTAAAAAGCAGCATCACAGTCACTCAAGGACAAAGAGGTGCAGACCCTTTCGAGGAATTCTTCGGATTCAGGTCTCCTGACAGAGGGCAGACCCCGAGAGAAGGGAGAAGTTCCGGTTCAGGCGTAATCATCTCCGCAGATGGATATATTGTGACCAATAACCACGTAATCGAAAATGCCTCACGAATCGATATCTCCCTAGAGGACAATACAAGGTACACTGCCATCGTAGTAGGCACAGATCCTACGACAGATTTGGCTTTGCTCAAAATTGAAGCGAGTAATTTGCCCTTTGTAAAATTTGGAGATTCTGATAAAACAAAAGTAGGCGAGTGGGTTTTGGCTGTGGGCAATCCGTTTGATCTTACCTCAACCGTGACTGCAGGTATCATCAGCGCCAAAGCGAGAAACATCGGCATCCTGAGAGATATGGAAAACAATTTACAGATCGAATCTTTTCTTCAGACTGATGCGGTAGTCAATCCGGGAAATTCCGGTGGTGCTTTGGTCAATTTGGCCGGGGAACTCATTGGTATCAACACAGCCATTGCATCGCGAACCGGGACTTTCAACGGTTATGCATTTGCTGTACCCAGTTCTATAGTGAAAAAAGTGATGGATGATCTGCTCGAATTCGGAGCAGTACAGAGAGGATTATTGGGAGTTCAGATAAGGGATGTCAGTCCTGAATTGGAAGAATTTCTTGGCGAGAAATTGGATGTCGCCAGAGGAGTCTATGTTGCAGATGTGAATGCGGGCAGTGGGGGCGAAGAGGCTGGTATCAAAAAAGGTGATATCATTATTGGAGTTGATGGCACGGAAATTTTCAATGTTGCCAAACTTCAGGAAATGGTCGCCAGAAAGCGTCCCGGAGATAAAGTTGATGTAGAATATTTGAGATCAGGTAAAAAGTATACCACTACCGCAACCCTGAAAAATATTTCAGGTGACACCAAAGTCATCAGAAAAGAACTGCCTGTAAGAGCGACATTTGGAGGGGTAACTTTTGAGGATTTGAAACCCGACCTGAAAACAAGGCTTAAACTTGACGGCGGGGCCAGTATCATCAGCATTGAAAATGAAGAATGGCAAAAGTCAGGCGCAAAAGTAGGGTTTATCATTACTTCAATTATCAGCCAACAAGGGCGTTACAGAATTACCGGGGCAGATGATATTTCCAAAATCCTATTTGAAAGTAAAGGTGAAGAAGTGGTGATCTTGGGTGTTTATCCAAATGGTCAGGAATACTACTTCGAAGTCAATATTGAATAGAGAATTTGTTTGGTTTTTTTATTGAAAAGCTGGCCTGAGTTTTCAGGCCAGCTTTTTTTTTACCTACTAAAATGCACCATCATCAATATCGCCCCGGCAGTCCCGTCCATGGTGGGTTCGTTGGTGCTGTAATCTCCTACGTCATCATGGTAAACCACATGCTCGTTTTGGAAAGCGGCAAACTTGTCGGGTTTCAATAATGTCAGGCCCAACAGGTTATTGTAAATAGAAGTATAAACCGGCCCATCCACCAAGCCTCCGGGGACGTCCATTCCCAATAGTACATAGGGGGCGGTATGCACTTCCACCGGAAATTCACCTCCATCGGGAATTCCTGTAAACATGGAACTTCCCCATGGATTTTTTCCAAACAACCAATCCCTTTGAGAAGCCAGAAATGGTTCGAA
This window of the Aquiflexum balticum DSM 16537 genome carries:
- a CDS encoding Hsp20/alpha crystallin family protein: MKLVKYNQLEPNYPATFSSLLDRFFNDSIGQNIKQFTPAVDISEDEKQFEIHVSVPGMKKGDFNLELNDGRLTISGERKLEEKKEGKNFHTLETHYGSFSRSFYLPENVKEDGIAAAYEDGLLKVSLPKEEKKVNKSKIEVK
- a CDS encoding mechanosensitive ion channel family protein — encoded protein: MKSIGILFSIFMLFSMHSQVTAQITNAQDLLDSLFMSDENETEAQKAESKPSLEGSIRKTQEYTLKINQLNKVLKNELDTAQIVEIITVSEGVFLLVEKRLENAETKINLRYLNALDNLMTSMNARIETIEESVRNRVDNLASVKTKIDSIKQDDLMRYNLRDTTLLPEYQTAISNLKSNLTRTDSILNLQRLQALTFQSRISRITVKVDEITDNLDTQKRGLEKALFDKENNFIWEPRDFPNTERLVDVFRTSLNLNQTIVSRYIKSHVGISVFLVLLVFLINYWAGSNLKKIKSEKEFSGIILGRMNYVPRYPFLSSLMIILAIAPFFYPNPPVSFFALVLVMMVSISGVLLRRRIGKELYQVWWMLFFLFLISTASNLYWEIAYQERWHLLVFNVFGIFLGLRLLKLQNADETIDIPPYIKLFAKLYIGFGAVSFLANILGRFSLSKMIGITATLSLMHALALVIFVILVKELIYLQIEVSRKSESDFTSMIDFNDIQKKVNRIFSFLAFAIWGYYFFESLSILESMIDAIGKFLVKPRSILNASFTFAQIAVFFVVIYVASFLANTVAYMASIKDQQNVGLGNKRLGSSILLIRLAVLTIGFLIAVAASGIPIDKIAIVLGALSVGIGFGLQTIVNNLVSGVILAFEKPIQIGDTIEVGVVEGVVKDIGIRSSKIKNWDGAEVIIPNGDLLSQYLTNWTLSDKKRRVELIIGVAYKSDMDLVTELITKELNRDEILKAPEPKVFLQTFADNSVNFRVLFWVNDVDIWILVRDRVMRGIFNAFKNNDIEIPFPQRDLYLKEYPGLVQEKLMKPGEKEK
- a CDS encoding Do family serine endopeptidase, with product MNKKQFFLGIILASLIGGVVALAGASYLSKQNSASNFTDKQDTSLVNWLSDEKFTIPDGINFVASASMVTPAVVHVKSSITVTQGQRGADPFEEFFGFRSPDRGQTPREGRSSGSGVIISADGYIVTNNHVIENASRIDISLEDNTRYTAIVVGTDPTTDLALLKIEASNLPFVKFGDSDKTKVGEWVLAVGNPFDLTSTVTAGIISAKARNIGILRDMENNLQIESFLQTDAVVNPGNSGGALVNLAGELIGINTAIASRTGTFNGYAFAVPSSIVKKVMDDLLEFGAVQRGLLGVQIRDVSPELEEFLGEKLDVARGVYVADVNAGSGGEEAGIKKGDIIIGVDGTEIFNVAKLQEMVARKRPGDKVDVEYLRSGKKYTTTATLKNISGDTKVIRKELPVRATFGGVTFEDLKPDLKTRLKLDGGASIISIENEEWQKSGAKVGFIITSIISQQGRYRITGADDISKILFESKGEEVVILGVYPNGQEYYFEVNIE